In Sphaerospermopsis torques-reginae ITEP-024, the genomic window AACAGACGGAAACTTCTCTGGCTGTGGCTCAGGTGATGCAATCAGTGGAACTCACAGCCCAGGAAACTTCCCAAGAAGCACAACGAGTTTCAGGAGCATTACAACACTTGGTGGGAGTATCCCGCGACTTGATCGCTTCTGTGGAACGCTTCCGAGTGGAAACTATTGAATCTAGGTAAAGGAAGAGTTTAATTTTGGATTTGAGATTTTTTCATCCAAGATCCCAAATCCCAAATCCCAAATCCCAAATCTAAAATCTGAAATTCAGCCTTCATCCTGTATTCATCCTCAGAATTCAGAATCCAAACTACAGAATAAATAAGACTCCTGACTTCTGACTCCTGTACGGGCGAAGCATTCGGGCGATCAATGATCAATTTTCGTCCAAGGCTATTTTCGGAATGCTTCGCCCCTACGACTTCTGACTCCTTCTCATTAATCGTTCATCCTTTATTCTTCATCCTTGTTTATGCAGCCCGAACAACAACAACGGATATTGGGTTACTTCATCGAAGAAGCCAGAGACCACCTAAACACGATTGAACAGGGGTTACTGAACCTACAAGAAACCCTTAATGATCCAGAAATGATCAACGAAGTCTTCCGCGCTGCTCACTCCATTAAAGGAGGGGCGGCTATGCTGGGATTGAGTAGTATTCAGCATACGTCTCACAGGCTGGAAGATAGTTTTAAAGTTCTTAAAGAGCAACGAGTTGACGTTGACCAAAAACTAGAGTCTTTGTTTCTGAGTGTGTCTGATACTTTAAAAGCTTTGTTGGATAATTTGGGTAGTCCCTTTGGTTTGTCAGAGGAAACTGCAAATACTTTGATGACCGCAACTGAACCGCTGTTTGCAGAACTAAATCAGCATCTAGAAAAACTTTTACAATCAGGAGTTGGATCTGTACCGACACCACCACCAAAACAGGATGTTGTACCTCCAGTAAGTACCCAAAAACCGCCAGTAGCCAGCCAAAATAATTGGTCAGATTTTCAAAGTCACGTCCTACAATCCCTGCGGGAAATGCTGCAACTTTTTAAACAAAGTAGCACACCTTCATCTAGGGAAAATTTACAGTCATGCTGTCAGCAATTATTGAAACTTGGTGAAAAATTTAATTTGCCGAATTGGTCTAAATTGTGTCAATCTGCCAATAATGCGATCGCCAATCCTGATAATAGTTATCTCACTTTAGCCAAAATTATTATTACCGAAATCAAACAAGCTCAAGAATTAGTTATTCAAGGTAAAGAAGCAGAAATAACCATTAGTCAAGAATTAGAAGCACTGGAGCTAATTCCAGAACTGGAATTGTTAGAACTAAATTGGGCAGAGGAACAACCACAGCCAATCACAGATGCTAACGATACACTAGAAATACAAGAAGTACATACAGATAATGTACTCGATAACAGCACAATTGTTGCACCAATAGAAGAATTTGACATAGCGGTAGATACAAGCATTCAAGACTTTGATAGCTTGCCAGAAATCGCTAGGGATGACACAGATGTAAATGCTTTTAGTCTCAATTCCTTGTTCACGGAAAACGACGAAGAAATACTCAACTTCAGTGGTGATATTACTAACTTAAATGGACTAGAAGTAGGCATTGCTGAGTTAAATACCCTAGAAGATTTATTTCAAGGCGAGTCTCCTGATTTTGAAACATGGGAACAAGAACAAATACCAGACACTACCATCAATCAATTAGGAACTGGTGATACTCAGGTTGAAGATAGTGATCACGATTTAGCTGAGTTACTGTCATTGGATAATAATATCAGCAGTGAAGAAATACAAAGTCCTGTCAATAATCTTGCAGAAGACTTTATACTATTCGACGAAACCTTTTTAGAAGAAAATTCAGAACTGCAAAATCAAACCATCACTGCTAAAACTCCACCAACTAGCGAACTGCCAACTACTGATATTGATTTCAATTTAGAATTATTCCTACCTGACATTACTGAAGACTTGACGGTTAGTTCTCCATCTGCACCTGAATATGATCTTAATAGCTTCTGGACAGAAATGGATTCAGAACCAGCACAGTTAAATGCTGCTGAATTAGAACAGGATGTGGCTAAGGAATTAGAAGAAAGTTTATTTGCCGGTTTTGGGCAAACTGTAGCTGATAGTCAGCATTCATCTAACCTCAACTTTTATTTAGAAGACTTTGATTTTACTGAAAACCAACAACAAGAGATAGGAGATTCCTGGTTGACATCAGGTGGAGATGATTTATTTGCTGATTTAGCAAATTCTCATTCCACTTCTCCCACAGCAGATAATGATCAGGTGTTATTGCCGGAAATTGATAGCTTCTCTCAACAACCAGCAGCAATGAATTTGATAGCAGAATTTACCGTTCCATCTGCTCAGACAAATGCTGATTTGGAATTGGATATAGAATTGGATATATTTGCTGGTTTTGATGACAATAGCAATGATGATGTATCACTTTCCTGGGAGAAGATCACAGTAATTCAGTCAATTGAAGATCACCAGGAAACCACAAAGACAACTATCAATGATTTCCATCTTATTGAGGAAAAACAGCCAGAGCTATTAGAGCAGGATGTAAGTGAAAATCTGGGGATAGACATTGATCTTTGCTTAGATATTGATTTACCAGAATTGGGTTTAGAACAAGAAGAAATCACAACAGATGTCTTTGATCAACCCCCTCTAACGCTACCTCTAACACTAGAAGCAGCAAATTCTCAACTATTAGAGTTAGAAAGTACAGCCACAAATACAGCGGAAAATGCAGTAGATGAACTGGCAGAATTAGAAGTATTCAATACTTCACAAAATGCAGTAGATGAACTGGCAGAATTAGAAACCACAGCCACAAATACTTCGGAAAATGCAGTAGATGAATTTGCAGAGTTAGAAGCATTACTCGATGAGGAAAAATTAGAAACACCCAATCCAGACTCCATTCCAGACGCGGATTTTGCGGCTTTAGAAGCATTACTGGGTACAGATATTGCTCCAGTAGCAGAGATACCACAAACGCCACCAAAACTGAGTCAACCTGTGGCTACAAAAGCTGAAAATATAGCTGCGTCTTCAGACATACCTGATGAATTTAAAGACTTGGAGGAATTACTTAAAGAAGTAGATCAAACAATCAACGCTACCGGAAGAAATGTAAAATCCAACACCAGCAAAGTGCCACGTCCGGCTACTCGTCGTGTTCGAGAAGAAAGTATGAAGATTCCAGTCAAGCAACTGGATGAAATGAGTAACTTAGTTGGGGAGTTGGTGGTTAATCGCAATACCTTAGAACAGGATCATGAGCGTCTGCGACAATCATTAGATAACTTATTGATTCAAATTCAACATCTTTCCGATGTGGGCGCAAGGATGCAAGAGTTATACGAGCGATCGCTCTTGGAAGCTTCACTATTGAAGAGTCGCAGAGCCAGAGAAAAAGGTGACAACAGTTCCAATGATCGGGGTTTTGCCTCGGAAGAAATGGACGAGTTTACCGAATTTCACTTACTTGCTCAAGAAACCATAGAATACATTGTGAGAGTTCGGGAGTCAGCCAGCGACATTGACTTTGTTACCGAAGAAACCGAGCGAGTAGCGCGACAGTTCCGTCAAGTCACCAGCCAACTACAAGAAGGAATCACCAAGGCGCGAATGGTGCCTTTTGCTCAAGCTGTTGAACGCTTGCGTCGAGGAGTGCGGGATAACGGCATCAAGTATGGCAAACAAGTAGAACTGATGACAGAAGGGGCAGATACATTAGTTGACAAGATGATTTTGGATCATCTGACAGACCCCCTCACCCATATGCTCAATAATGCGATCTCTCACGGTATTGAAACTCCAGAAGTTCGCACAGCTGCGGGTAAATCACCTGTGGGAACAATCAAGATCCGCGCTTTCCACCAAGGTAATCAAACTGTAATTGCTGTCAGTGATGACGGTGCCGGTATTGATCACGAAAAGGTAAAACAGAAGGCACTGCAAAAAGGTGTGATTACACCAGAAGAAGCAAAAATCATGTCTCGCCAAGAAGCTTATAAACTTTTGTTTCTGCCCAGTTTCAGCACCGCCGATGAAATTGATGATATTAAAGGCCGGGGCGTGGGTATGAACGTAGTTCAAAACGATATTCACGAAATTCGGGGAACTGTCACCACTGATTCGGTACTAGGCAAAGGAACTACCTTTACTATTCGCTTACCACTCACCCTGAGTATTTGTAAAGCTCTCTGCTGTATTTCCAACAAGTCAAGAATTGCCTTCCCAATGGATGGTGTGGAAGACACAATAGATATACCCGTTACAGATGTTCAGAAAGATGCTGACGGACAATCATTTATTTGGTGGCGGGAAACAGTCCTACCCTTCCGAACTTTACAGGAAATTTTGGTTTTCAATCGTCATATTGCTCGCGGTAATGTCTATAGCAACACGCGAGATGATGACACGATTTCTGTCGTCGTCCTGCGCTCAGGTAATACAATGGTCGCTCTCCAGATTGACCAAGTGTTAAGCGAACAGGAAATTGTAATTAAGCAATTTGAAGGACCTACACCTAAACCCAGTGGTGTTGCTGGTGCTACAGTTATCGGTGATGGTCGCATTATGCCTATTGCCGACGTTTTAGAAATTATTGACATCTTCCAAGGTAAGATGTCTAAACAAATTGGTGGTGGCTCTTGGCAACGGAAAACGGCTTCTCCTGTAGATAACGCTCCAGAGGTGAAGATTGATCCGACAGTGTTAATTGTCGATGACTCTATTACTGTCCGGGAATTACTGTCTCTCACTTTTACCAAAGCTGGTTATCGTGTTGAACAAGCCCGTGATGGTCAAGAAGCATGGGATAAGCTGCGTTCTGGTTTACCTTGCGATATCGTCTTCTGTGACATTGAAATGCCCCGCTGTGACGGTCTGGAACTGCTCTCCCGTATTCAAAAAGACGGTAGCCTTAATCACCTACCTATAGCTATGCTCACTTCCAGAGGTGCAGACAAACACAAACAAATGGCTGTTCAACTCGGTGCTAGTGGTTACTTTACTAAACCATATCTAGAAGAAGCACTATTAGAAGCCGCTTCTCGGATGCTCAAAGGTGAGAAGTTAGTAACGGCTTAGGTGGTGACTGGTGATTGGTGATTGGTGATTGGTGACTGGTGATTGGTGACTGGTGACTGGGACAAGATTTTAGATTTTAGATTGGAGATGAAATACAATCCAAAATCCAAAATCCAAAATTGTATCACCAATTCCCAATTCCCAATTCCCTGTTTCTTTCCTCAACAAAAAAACTTTCAAAATCAACTCTTAATTATGTCAAAATCTCAATCACCTCTTACCTATCCCACCATCAGTAAAAGCAGCCAAACAGATAATTATCACGGTACTATAGTTGCCGATCCTTACCGTTCCTTAGAAGACCCAGATGCAGAAATCACAACAGCTTGGGTGACAGCACAAAACAAAGTTACTTTTAGCTATTTAAACGAAATTCCAGCAAGAGAAACAATTAAACAACGTCTCACAAAATTGTGGGATTATGAAAAATATGGTATTCCCTTCAAAGAAGGTGAAAACTACTTTTATTTCAAAAATGATGGACTACAAAATCAAAGTGTTCTCTATACTCTCCCTAGTTTAGATGCAGAACCGAGAGTATTACTAGACCCTAATAAACTTTCTGAAGATGGAACAGTTGCCCTTTCTGGAATTGCTATTAGTGAAAATGGTAAACTTTTAGCTTACGGTTTATCTAGCTCTGGTTCAGATTGGCAAGAATGGAAAGTTAGAGATATTGCTACAGGTGAAGATTTACCAGATCATCTACAATGGATTAAATTTTCCAGTGCATCTTGGACACATGATCATCAAGGTTTTTTCTATAGTCGTTATGATCAACCTAATGAAAAAACTAAATTAGAAGATGTTAATTATTATCAAAAACTTTATTACCATAAACTTGGTACATCTCAATCAGAAGACATTTTAATTTATCATCGTCTTGATCAAAAAGAATGGGGTTTTAGTGGTGATGTAACAGAAGATGGCAAATATTTGATAATTTCTGTTTGGTTGGGAACTGATTCCAGAAAGTTGGTTTTTTACAAAGATTTGACTAAACCAAATTCTGAAGTAGTTGAATTAATCAATCAATTTGAGGCAAATTACAGCTTTATTGATCATGATGATGCTGTATTTTATTTTCGCACTGATTTAAACGCCCCTAGAGGTCGAGTTATTGCCATTGATACGAAAAATCCAGCTTCAGAAAATTGGAAAGAAATTATTACCCAATCCACAGAAAAATTAGATGATGTGGGCATTTTAAATAATCAATTTGTGGCTGATTATCTGCAAGATGCCTATAGCAAAATTAAAATCTTTGACTTACAAGGTAATTTTATCAGAGAAGTAGAATTACGGGGAATTGGTTCTGTTGGTGGTTTTAGTGGTAAACGGAAAGATGCGGAAACTTTTTATAGTTTTACCAGCTTTACCACACCAGGAACTATCTACCGCTATGATATGAAAACAGGTAAAAGTGAAATTTTCCGCCAGCCAAAGGTAGATTGTAATCCTGATGAGTATGAGATTAAACAGGTATTTTATCAAAGTAAAGACGGTACACAAATACCGATGTTTATTACCCATAAAAAGGGTATAGAATTAGATGGAAATAACCCCACTTATCTCTATGGATATGGTGGTTTTAATGTTTCACTAACACCTAATTTTTCTGTTAGTTTGTTGGTATGGATGGAAATGGGGGGAGTTTATGCAGTACCTAATTTGCGCGGTGGTGGTGAATATGGAGAAGAATGGCATCAAGCAGGAATGAAAGAGAAAAAACAAAATGTTTTTGATGATTTTATTGCTGCTGCGGAATGGTTAATTAGTAATAATTACACCCAACCCCAAAAATTAGCTATTGGTGGTGGTAGTAATGGCGGTTTGTTGGTGGGTGCTTGTATGACGCAACGCCCAGAATTATTTGCTGCTGCTTTACCCGCAGTTGGTGTGATGGATATGTTGCGTTTCCATCAATTTACCATTGGTTGGGCTTGGGTTGCTGAATATGGTTCTTCGGAAAATGCGGAGGAGTTTCAAACTTTATATGCTTATTCTCCGTTGCATAATTTAAAGCCTGGTACTGCTTATCCTGCTACTTTAATTACTACCGCAGATCATGATGATCGGGTTGTTCCTGCCCATAGTTTTAAGTTTGCGGCAACTTTGCAGGAATGTCATGTTGGGGATGTGCCGGTATTGATTAGAATTGAGACGAAAGCGGGACATGGTGCGGGTAAACCGACGGCGAAAATTATTGAGGAAGCGGCGGATAAGTGGGGGTTTTTGGTGAGGGTTTTGGGGTTTGAGGTTTAGGTTTTGGGTGGGGTGTTCCCACCTGACTAAGAAATTCAAAAATTTGGGGATGACAGATAGCTAAAACTATTCCCTATTCCCTATTCCCTGCCTCAACGGAAAAACTTTCTCAGCAAACCCTAATTATAACTCAACATCACCCAAAATATTCTAAAATAAAATTAAGATACAGTAACAACAATTGAGATGTAACTAACTATGCAGCTTGAAGACTACTTTAATTTTCTAGCTCCCGATGATATTAGACTCAAGGGTACAAGAGTGGGAATTGAAACCATTTTATTTGACTATCTTTTCCATGCAAAAAGTCCAGAAGAGATTGCTAAAACCTATACATCACTAACATTAGAACAGGTTTATGCGACAATTCTTTACTATTTGCATAATCAACAATCAGTAGATGAATATATAAAAGATTGGTTAGAATGGGGTGATAAAATGAGAGAAGAACAACGTCGCAATCCTAACCCTGTTGTGGAAAAATTACGTAAGTTAAAAGCTGAAAAAATGTTGTTGCAAAATCATGGTGCTTAATTATCTCATTGATGAAAATGTTAATCCAATTTATACCATTCAATTACGCCGTTTAAACCCTGATTTATTTATCCTAGCAGTGGGAGATTTGATAACATAGTTTTCCTTCGTGGTCCATTCTTCCGTAACTTCTGCGTAAGTCCTGGTTATTTAAGAATTGATTTTATTACCACAAAAAAATAAAAATGTTGGATTTTAGAAACAATACTTAATAATTTTCTCTCTAACATCAACCAATATCAAGAAACCGCAAAATTTCTCAAGAAAAAATAAAATTCCACCGATTCTAATTTCTAAGAACTACCATTAAAAAACAAAGAATAAAAATAGGTGTGTGCCATCATGACAACTAAAAAGCAGTTTAACAGCTTTGAAGAAATGCTCTCTGGTTCAGATGTACCAGTGTTAGTAGACTTTTACGCTGAATGGTGTGGTCCCTGTCAGATGATGGGTCCAATTTTAGAACAAGTTAATGTGCAATTGAAAGACCGTTTACGAATCGTTAAAATTGACACCGAAAAATACACTCAATTAGCTAGTCAATATCAAATTGCTGCTTTACCAACCTTGGTATTATTTAAGAATGGTCAACCAGTAGATAGAATTGAAGGTGTACTGCAAGCACCCCAATTAATTCAACATCTGCAAACACTGGTTTAATTTGGTGATTGGTAATTGGTAATTGGTAATTGGGGAAGAAGGGAACAGGGAACAGAAGGCAAAAGGCAAGAGTTTATTCTTCCCAGTCACCAGTCACCAATACCCAGTCACCAGTCACCAGTTTTTAAGAACGTCTTGCATTTAAGCAACACCATTCTTTGCGTTTCCACAGGGTAGCCACAACCCAACCATTTTGTTCTAAAACATCAGCAACAGCTTTAGATTGTTCTAATAAAATACCACTAAAAATACCCCAGGTACTAGGTTTAGTAATAGCAGCCATTTCGGGAATTAACTCAATAATTACATCAGCCAAAATATTACAAACAATACCATCAACTGGTTGATCAATTATTTTTGTCAAAACGTCTACACTACCCCAGGCTGGAATCAAGCGTTCTGAATTAATATCATTAAGGGTGCGATTGCTCAAAGTTGATTTTACCGCCAAGGGATCATTATCAACTGCATAAACTTTTTTTGCTCCCAGGAGTATAGCACCTACAGAAAGGATACCCGAACCGCAGCCAATATCAGCAATTACTAGGGAATCTTTTTTATGCTCTGTAGCCATGAAAGAATCAGGAACTTCACTGAGGCGCATTTCTAGAGATTCTAGACAAAGTTGAGTTGTGGCGTGATTACCCGTACCAAAAGCTACACCAGGATCAAGACGAATCACCAATCGTTCTGCTGATGCAGGTAATGGTAGCCATGCGGGGTTGATCAAGAAGCGATCGCCAATATCTTGAGGTTGCCAATACTGCTTCCAACTGCTGGACCAGTCTTCCTCATCAATCAAATTCCAGTGTAACAGCGGAGAAGGCAAACCGATACATAAAGCATCTTGACGCAACCATAAAGATAACG contains:
- a CDS encoding hybrid sensor histidine kinase/response regulator; the encoded protein is MQPEQQQRILGYFIEEARDHLNTIEQGLLNLQETLNDPEMINEVFRAAHSIKGGAAMLGLSSIQHTSHRLEDSFKVLKEQRVDVDQKLESLFLSVSDTLKALLDNLGSPFGLSEETANTLMTATEPLFAELNQHLEKLLQSGVGSVPTPPPKQDVVPPVSTQKPPVASQNNWSDFQSHVLQSLREMLQLFKQSSTPSSRENLQSCCQQLLKLGEKFNLPNWSKLCQSANNAIANPDNSYLTLAKIIITEIKQAQELVIQGKEAEITISQELEALELIPELELLELNWAEEQPQPITDANDTLEIQEVHTDNVLDNSTIVAPIEEFDIAVDTSIQDFDSLPEIARDDTDVNAFSLNSLFTENDEEILNFSGDITNLNGLEVGIAELNTLEDLFQGESPDFETWEQEQIPDTTINQLGTGDTQVEDSDHDLAELLSLDNNISSEEIQSPVNNLAEDFILFDETFLEENSELQNQTITAKTPPTSELPTTDIDFNLELFLPDITEDLTVSSPSAPEYDLNSFWTEMDSEPAQLNAAELEQDVAKELEESLFAGFGQTVADSQHSSNLNFYLEDFDFTENQQQEIGDSWLTSGGDDLFADLANSHSTSPTADNDQVLLPEIDSFSQQPAAMNLIAEFTVPSAQTNADLELDIELDIFAGFDDNSNDDVSLSWEKITVIQSIEDHQETTKTTINDFHLIEEKQPELLEQDVSENLGIDIDLCLDIDLPELGLEQEEITTDVFDQPPLTLPLTLEAANSQLLELESTATNTAENAVDELAELEVFNTSQNAVDELAELETTATNTSENAVDEFAELEALLDEEKLETPNPDSIPDADFAALEALLGTDIAPVAEIPQTPPKLSQPVATKAENIAASSDIPDEFKDLEELLKEVDQTINATGRNVKSNTSKVPRPATRRVREESMKIPVKQLDEMSNLVGELVVNRNTLEQDHERLRQSLDNLLIQIQHLSDVGARMQELYERSLLEASLLKSRRAREKGDNSSNDRGFASEEMDEFTEFHLLAQETIEYIVRVRESASDIDFVTEETERVARQFRQVTSQLQEGITKARMVPFAQAVERLRRGVRDNGIKYGKQVELMTEGADTLVDKMILDHLTDPLTHMLNNAISHGIETPEVRTAAGKSPVGTIKIRAFHQGNQTVIAVSDDGAGIDHEKVKQKALQKGVITPEEAKIMSRQEAYKLLFLPSFSTADEIDDIKGRGVGMNVVQNDIHEIRGTVTTDSVLGKGTTFTIRLPLTLSICKALCCISNKSRIAFPMDGVEDTIDIPVTDVQKDADGQSFIWWRETVLPFRTLQEILVFNRHIARGNVYSNTRDDDTISVVVLRSGNTMVALQIDQVLSEQEIVIKQFEGPTPKPSGVAGATVIGDGRIMPIADVLEIIDIFQGKMSKQIGGGSWQRKTASPVDNAPEVKIDPTVLIVDDSITVRELLSLTFTKAGYRVEQARDGQEAWDKLRSGLPCDIVFCDIEMPRCDGLELLSRIQKDGSLNHLPIAMLTSRGADKHKQMAVQLGASGYFTKPYLEEALLEAASRMLKGEKLVTA
- a CDS encoding prolyl oligopeptidase family serine peptidase, whose amino-acid sequence is MSKSQSPLTYPTISKSSQTDNYHGTIVADPYRSLEDPDAEITTAWVTAQNKVTFSYLNEIPARETIKQRLTKLWDYEKYGIPFKEGENYFYFKNDGLQNQSVLYTLPSLDAEPRVLLDPNKLSEDGTVALSGIAISENGKLLAYGLSSSGSDWQEWKVRDIATGEDLPDHLQWIKFSSASWTHDHQGFFYSRYDQPNEKTKLEDVNYYQKLYYHKLGTSQSEDILIYHRLDQKEWGFSGDVTEDGKYLIISVWLGTDSRKLVFYKDLTKPNSEVVELINQFEANYSFIDHDDAVFYFRTDLNAPRGRVIAIDTKNPASENWKEIITQSTEKLDDVGILNNQFVADYLQDAYSKIKIFDLQGNFIREVELRGIGSVGGFSGKRKDAETFYSFTSFTTPGTIYRYDMKTGKSEIFRQPKVDCNPDEYEIKQVFYQSKDGTQIPMFITHKKGIELDGNNPTYLYGYGGFNVSLTPNFSVSLLVWMEMGGVYAVPNLRGGGEYGEEWHQAGMKEKKQNVFDDFIAAAEWLISNNYTQPQKLAIGGGSNGGLLVGACMTQRPELFAAALPAVGVMDMLRFHQFTIGWAWVAEYGSSENAEEFQTLYAYSPLHNLKPGTAYPATLITTADHDDRVVPAHSFKFAATLQECHVGDVPVLIRIETKAGHGAGKPTAKIIEEAADKWGFLVRVLGFEV
- a CDS encoding DUF433 domain-containing protein; the protein is MQLEDYFNFLAPDDIRLKGTRVGIETILFDYLFHAKSPEEIAKTYTSLTLEQVYATILYYLHNQQSVDEYIKDWLEWGDKMREEQRRNPNPVVEKLRKLKAEKMLLQNHGA
- the trxA gene encoding thioredoxin, translated to MTTKKQFNSFEEMLSGSDVPVLVDFYAEWCGPCQMMGPILEQVNVQLKDRLRIVKIDTEKYTQLASQYQIAALPTLVLFKNGQPVDRIEGVLQAPQLIQHLQTLV
- the prmA gene encoding 50S ribosomal protein L11 methyltransferase, with protein sequence MANTWWELKILCEPDLEDSIFWRLETFGCRGTAVESKGNSSLLKAYLPSFQAQLLDLSALSLWLRQDALCIGLPSPLLHWNLIDEEDWSSSWKQYWQPQDIGDRFLINPAWLPLPASAERLVIRLDPGVAFGTGNHATTQLCLESLEMRLSEVPDSFMATEHKKDSLVIADIGCGSGILSVGAILLGAKKVYAVDNDPLAVKSTLSNRTLNDINSERLIPAWGSVDVLTKIIDQPVDGIVCNILADVIIELIPEMAAITKPSTWGIFSGILLEQSKAVADVLEQNGWVVATLWKRKEWCCLNARRS